The Solanum pennellii chromosome 4, SPENNV200 genomic interval TCATGATCTTGATTCAAGTAATAATAAGCACAAATAGCATGAGGGCAAGGAATACCCCTCAACATCCACAACCTACAGTCACAATGCTTCTTCTCCAAGTCAAAAACAAATGAGCACTGACCATCACTAATCTCAAAACCATTCAACCCATTCCATTGAACATTAAAGTTATTTGAATACTCCTTGTTTATTTCTAGTATTGCCCTTGACATAGGTGCAATGTCTGATATCCATATATCAGCAAATTTGATCATGTCTATGTGTttgttcatcattttatgcCTAACATCATCTAACATGGTAATAATTGATTTATGTCTAGCATCTAAGATCCAGGAACTGAAAGTCTCACACATGTTATTTTCTACAACATCACACTTCGAGTGAGTCTGAAAAAAAATCTCTACACCAATTTATGGGATAATAATGTAGTAAGTCCTCTGTTATTTACTTCTTACCTAGCttaaacattttcatatgttttatatttttttggaaaataatatttttgtaatattcCCGACTTTTAagagagtcgccacttaattttgagaaaattaaaaaaacttgtTTTCAAAGACTTCAACCggaaaaatcatttgaaaactttaaaggggGTTCAAGGATTCCTATTTATATTTAGGAAGGTTTTAAGCACCTAAAATATCCGCTTAATACGTTTATCCGACAACTAACTTTGTTTGGCTAAAGAGATATCTAActtaattttgatttgaaaatttgtttAGGAATAAAATACTAACCTATTATCTAAGTGAACTAATTAGGCTCGCAAAactatttaagtcattttttatttagtttaattagtaaaaatatagtAGTGTCTGGCGGGAATTTGGAGTTTCTAACTTTAAAACTACCGACAAATAAAGcaaactaaaatgaaaataagagagagagagagagagagagagagagttgggtcTAAATTAGGGGTTATCTGTCCGCCTGGACCAGTATTTGGACCCTTTGTTTGTTTTGGGACCTCTAGGCCCATTGTACCTGTCTTAAAAttctaacaaaataataagCGATAAAAAAacaagggcttaggcccaaaacttcagaatataaaatttcagaaaaaaataaaataaaaaataaacttgggCCTTCGTGGCcttatcaatacaaaaaggcttttggacacacactaaacttaaggaaaaaacattaaaagtaccatgaaaccatggtacatcatGTACCTTTCCTAAAAttctaacaaaataataagCAATAAAAAAACAAGTGCTTAGGCCCAAAACAACAGAATACAAAAtttcaggaaaaaaaattaaacttggGTCTTCGTGGCCTAATCTCTTCACTTCTTCCACTTCAACTTTATTCAACTTCGAGATCTATTCGTTTGTTCTTATGGCCAACCAACTCGAGAGGAAGAATTGAGCCTTTACGGCTCTCTTGAAATGCGGAAAAATAAGTTCATGATGAACTCGGATGGATTCACATGCAAAATTAAGAGGAAATCATAAGTAACacttaaaaaaatcacaatagTAATAC includes:
- the LOC114076867 gene encoding uncharacterized protein LOC114076867; protein product: MIKFADIWISDIAPMSRAILEINKEYSNNFNVQWNGLNGFEISDGQCSFVFDLEKKHCDCRLWMLRGIPCPHAICAYYYLNQDHDQHVENWCMKETFLNAHSNFIQSIPHMRMWPNTTNPSINPPKPRKMPGRPGKKRRKSKDEPKNEEKE